In Methanobacterium sp., the following are encoded in one genomic region:
- a CDS encoding zinc ribbon domain-containing protein → MNETKYCSNCGAQIDAKAEICPKCGVRQHYVPFHPAQSHEIKSPGLAAVLSALWVGLGQIYNGEIGKGLGLMVAYIISALLILVLIGIITTPILWIYGIYDAYDTAKKINTGEIVV, encoded by the coding sequence ATGAATGAAACTAAATATTGTTCAAATTGTGGTGCTCAAATTGATGCTAAAGCAGAAATATGTCCTAAATGTGGGGTTAGGCAACATTATGTACCATTTCATCCAGCACAAAGTCATGAAATTAAAAGTCCAGGTTTAGCTGCAGTGCTTTCTGCTTTATGGGTTGGTTTAGGACAAATTTACAATGGAGAAATAGGAAAAGGGTTAGGCCTAATGGTAGCATACATCATATCTGCTTTATTAATTTTGGTCTTAATAGGGATTATTACTACACCTATTCTCTGGATTTATGGAATATATGATGCTTATGACACTGCAAAGAAAATCAATACTGGTGAGATTGTGGTATAA